The Astyanax mexicanus isolate ESR-SI-001 chromosome 4, AstMex3_surface, whole genome shotgun sequence genome segment TTCAGGAGGAGCCAGACCCCTGGACGGAGCTCAGGAGGGTTCAGCATGAGTTCCTCGAGGGAAAGCTGAGGGCCCTCATTCAGAAGGTCAGTAAAGCACAATGAACAATTAATTAAGATGCATAGAAGCATCACAGTCACGTTTTACACACTGTAAATGCTTGCATATGTCAACATATGTTgagtaatgtttttaaaaatggttgtaatttatttttattgtaggtGGAGTCTCGCTGCGCACGTGACCCCCCCACTCTCCTGCCTTTTTGCGTGAGTCTCTAGCAAACTGTTATTGTTAATCTGCCTAAAAATGCAGCGTGTTTAGTTTATATTGCAGTGTATATAATTCTGAGTTTTATTCAGGAGGAGCCAGACCCCTGGACGGAGCTCAGGAGGGTTCAGCTCAAGTTCCTCGAGAGGAAGCTGAAGGCCCTCATTGAGAAGGTGAGAAAAGcagaataaataatgaattaagatGCAGAGAAGCATCACAGTCACGTTTTACACACTGTAAATGCATGTATATGTCAACATATGTTGATTATTGTTCTTAAAAAtggttgtaatttatttttattgtaggtGGAGTCTCACTGCACACACGACCCCCCCACTCTCCTGCCTTTTTGCGTGAGTCTCTAGCAAACTGTTATTGTTGATTTGTCTAAAAATGCagtgtgtttagtttatattgcAGTGTATATAATCCTGAGTTTTATTCAGGAGGAGCCAGACCCCTGGACGGAGCTCAGGAGGGTTCAGCTCGAGTTCCTCGAGGGGAAGCTGAAGGCCCTTATTCAGAAGGTGAGGCATTTCAGACCCACAGCTGCTTTTAAAACCAAATACCACCTTAAATCTGTTAATTATCTGTTAATATGTGTCTTTAAAACCTTCATCTTCCCCTCCATTGCAGCTTTCCTGTCCCAGGCGGCATGTTGGGAGTGTCCTGGTGCCGGTTATGGAGGCAGCCCCCGCTCACAGGCTGGACTCTACGGAGCCTGAAATCCCAGCTCCAGTTGCACAGGTAAGAATTTGCAGTTAATCCTAAATAATCTTTGCCATTCTACTATCTTAAAATGCTTAAAGATGTACAGTTCATTATGAAACCTGTTAAAAGAAGCTGTGAGAAAGGTGTGTGAAAGGAATGAGTTCACTGTTTAATAAGTGGTTCTTAAAGGGTTCTCCAGTAAAAGTGTTGTCTCTGTTTTGAACCGTTAAACCTCGAAAACCCtttggattttggattttttgtaattataaccttttgcatttaataaaaacccAGTAAACTtctcacacatacagtatacacttACACGTTTTATATACATAGatatttttatatagtaatgTCTTTCTGCTTCTGTGTGCCTGGTTATCCCTTTGCTGCTGTAATAATACATTCCCTACTTTTGGACTAATAAAGGATgatcttatcttgttttttttgttttgtttttttttacagtgtgaagaAGCTCCAGCTCCAGAGCTCACCACCACCTCTCATCTGGAGCCATCCAGCCAGGGAGACACTGCACTGTCACCCACTACTAACACACAGTGCAGATCCCTGAAACGCCCTGTCACCAACTTTCGGTCCTCCTTTGTGTCTCGTTTCAGGTCTCCTCGCCGAGTCCTGGTGCAGGTAGAAGAGGCAGATCCCTCTCACCGGCTGGACCTTCAGGACACAAAGCCTGAACTGGAGCCAGTGCCagctgcacaggtaagagtttggACTAAATTCTGCTGTCAGCTATAGAAGCTTCCCTGTATGTCCTATTTACTATatctcatttaataataattatgttaatTCATGGTAGAATTTAGTCCAAAACACTTTAGACATAATTCCTGCAGTCACGGCAATATTGATAAGCATTGTATTAtagcttatattacttttatacaattatgtaaatatttgacaaGCATTGAGTAGTAAAATTATTAGTAAATTGTTTACAACAGTGAAGTTGAACAGCagtttccttttatttctgtgtctctgtctctgtctcttgtaGGACGAGGACGACCTGGAGAACGACGTGGAGGTCCTGGAGTTGGAGGATCACAGGCCAGGAGAGAGAGCTCCAAACAGAAAGGTAAGATTTCAATGTTAATTAAAGCAAAAGGATCagcatataattataaaaatctgCTGTTTTTTTGTGCTGTATTGTTTATGCATGTGTATGAAATGTGTCAATGTTTTTATATCATGTCTTACTTAAttctttgttcttttatttctttccatGCAGAGAGGATGGCTACAGCACCTGCTCAGCTGCTTCAGGTGGAAAGCAAGAAAGAGCTGAAAAAAGGTGATCTGTATATGATCTGGCTGTAGAGCTCTTAAatgcatacacaaacacatacataaatacatacatacacacatacataaatacatacactgcAGGGTTAGAATTTTGGTAAATGGGCTGAGGCACACAGTAGGATGTTAGCAGTAATCTAGATGATGGGATAGTGGTATGGAGGTTGTGGGTGATATTCTGTGATCTCCTATGTCgtgagcttggaggggggtgagtCTGGGATGCCAGAATTCACTGCTGAGTCTTCCTGAGGTGTTCAGCGTAACGCTTATGAAGGGAGGTCCTCAGCggatgacccctgtgaagagcttgtgGCGTAGTGAAGGATCAGTGTATCAGTGGGAGAAGGGAAGAGTGGGTGTTTCATGTTTGGaataaatgttgctgattggaaaAATGATGTGGTAAATGGCCACAGAAGCGTAGTTGATAGGTGTAGGAGTTTATGGTTCTCGTGTAGTTTAATGTAAATGAGCGGGAGAGTGGAGTATAGGAGAAGGGAATGGGTGGAGCTCTAGATTTAACCACAGTTGCGTAACTTacatagatatagagatagacTTAGGATAcacataaaaatacacacacagtaatacactcacatacatacataaaca includes the following:
- the LOC111193144 gene encoding uncharacterized protein LOC111193144; its protein translation is MEFWRSEEHRLEGASGGSGDPFILLPFCGTEELRAACLQWQGEGPDPWTELRRVQHEFLEGKLRALIQKVESHCARDPPTLLPFCEEPDPWTELRRVQLEFLEGKLKALIQKLSCPRRHVGSVLVPVMEAAPAHRLDSTEPEIPAPVAQCEEAPAPELTTTSHLEPSSQGDTALSPTTNTQCRSLKRPVTNFRSSFVSRFRSPRRVLVQVEEADPSHRLDLQDTKPELEPVPAAQDEDDLENDVEVLELEDHRPGERAPNRKRGWLQHLLSCFRWKARKS